The following are encoded together in the Oceanobacillus zhaokaii genome:
- a CDS encoding alpha/beta fold hydrolase encodes MAIVELKKILLTNGEELAYREREGGEDVVLLVHGNMTSSVHWDVVIENLAPEYKVYAIDLRGFGGSSYRRPILAIKDFAKDLQLFVDALHLQDFALVGWSLGGTVCQQFCADYPGYCNRLFLLASGSSRGYGCYPLGEDGLPDVANRYQTFEAVKEDDKTKIVQTAYDTLNYDFLRQMWDMVIYVDNKPAPEKYQTYLEDMTTQRNLAECYHALNIFNLSAVHNGLVDGEDKIKDIQIPVLIAWGENDMVVTRQMTEELIADFGDRAIHHELKGCGHSPQIDDLDQLLGVMERFLSKQEVR; translated from the coding sequence ATGGCAATTGTTGAATTGAAGAAAATCTTACTAACAAATGGAGAAGAGCTTGCCTATCGTGAACGAGAAGGGGGCGAGGATGTTGTTCTCTTAGTTCATGGCAATATGACATCGTCTGTTCACTGGGATGTTGTAATTGAAAATCTTGCACCAGAATACAAAGTATATGCAATTGATTTACGCGGTTTTGGGGGGTCAAGCTATAGAAGACCAATTTTAGCGATTAAGGATTTTGCAAAAGACTTGCAGCTATTTGTTGATGCACTTCATTTACAAGATTTTGCATTAGTTGGCTGGTCACTTGGCGGAACCGTCTGTCAGCAATTTTGTGCAGATTACCCAGGATATTGCAATCGTTTGTTTTTACTTGCATCTGGTTCTTCTAGGGGATATGGATGTTATCCATTAGGGGAAGACGGCTTGCCTGACGTGGCGAATCGATATCAGACGTTTGAGGCGGTTAAAGAAGATGATAAGACGAAGATTGTTCAAACTGCTTATGATACATTAAATTATGACTTTTTAAGGCAAATGTGGGATATGGTTATTTACGTTGATAATAAACCAGCTCCAGAAAAATACCAAACCTATTTGGAAGACATGACAACACAGCGAAATCTAGCAGAATGCTATCACGCGTTAAATATTTTTAATTTGAGTGCCGTTCACAATGGCCTGGTTGATGGCGAGGATAAAATTAAAGATATTCAAATACCAGTACTGATAGCCTGGGGAGAAAACGATATGGTCGTGACAAGGCAAATGACAGAAGAATTAATTGCCGACTTTGGGGATAGAGCAATCCATCATGAATTAAAGGGATGCGGTCATTCACCACAGATTGATGACCTTGACCAACTATTAGGTGTGATGGAGAGATTCCTTAGTAAACAGGAAGTTCGTTAG
- the purL gene encoding phosphoribosylformylglycinamidine synthase subunit PurL, which produces MSQHKINPEQIENEKIYREMGLTDQEYEMAKDALKRQPNYTETGIFSVMWSEHCSYKTSKPLLRKFPTKGEHVLQGPGEGAGVVDIGDNQAVVFKIESHNSPSAVEPFEGAATGVGGIVRDVFSMGAKPIAALNSLRFGNLDNDHTKMLFSEVVRGIASYGNVIEVPTVGGEVQFDAQYEENPLVNAMIVGLVNHDDVQKGIAAGVGNTVIYAGGDTGKDGIHGATFSSDVVDGGQEENSSAVAIGDPHIGKKLIAACLDVIHSDALVGIQDMGAAGLTSSASEMAAKAGTGIEMDLDLVPQREAGMNAYEIMLSESQERMLLVVKKGQEQEILDIFAKHDVDAAVVGEVIEEKAFRIKQHGELVVDIPVTALTDDAPVYHMPSQEAAYYKEFQAIENIVPQVDDHQVMLHNLLQQPTIANKEWAYKQYDSEAQGNTIAGPGSDAAIVGIEGTDKAIAMTTDCNSRYIYLDPEVGGKIAVAEAARNLVCSGAKPLAITDGLNYGNPTNPEVFWQMEKSIDGISEACLALETPVISGNVSLYNQSKGEAILPTPIIGMVGLVENTEHVTANHFQQDGDLVYLIGETLPEFGGSELQNVVEGNYAGKAPVIDLQVEANRQQLLSNAIKQGIVQSAHDLSEGGLAVALAESTFKDQNLGVQVNLTGDATVALFSESQSRFLVTIKEENKAQFESLISDANQIGVVTGDGNLTVNVNEKTVIEDNVENLYKLWNEAIPNLVAAIN; this is translated from the coding sequence ATGTCACAACATAAAATTAATCCAGAGCAAATTGAAAACGAGAAGATTTATAGAGAAATGGGATTGACAGACCAAGAATATGAGATGGCAAAGGATGCATTAAAACGCCAACCGAACTATACGGAAACAGGAATATTCTCCGTTATGTGGTCTGAGCATTGCAGCTATAAAACCTCGAAACCATTACTTAGGAAGTTCCCTACTAAAGGTGAGCATGTATTGCAAGGACCTGGTGAAGGTGCTGGTGTTGTCGATATCGGTGATAATCAAGCAGTTGTTTTCAAAATTGAAAGTCATAATAGTCCATCTGCAGTAGAACCATTTGAAGGTGCTGCAACAGGTGTTGGCGGAATCGTTCGTGACGTATTCTCCATGGGCGCGAAGCCGATTGCTGCACTGAATTCATTACGTTTTGGCAATTTAGATAATGACCATACAAAAATGTTATTCTCAGAGGTTGTTCGCGGGATTGCTAGTTATGGAAATGTAATCGAAGTTCCGACGGTTGGTGGTGAAGTTCAGTTCGATGCACAATATGAAGAAAATCCACTTGTAAATGCAATGATTGTTGGACTTGTTAATCATGATGACGTGCAAAAAGGAATTGCTGCAGGTGTTGGAAACACGGTTATCTATGCTGGTGGAGATACAGGAAAAGATGGTATTCACGGGGCAACTTTTTCTTCTGATGTTGTCGATGGCGGACAGGAGGAAAACTCCTCTGCAGTAGCAATTGGTGATCCACATATCGGTAAGAAGTTAATTGCAGCGTGTTTAGATGTTATTCATTCTGATGCATTAGTAGGAATTCAAGACATGGGAGCTGCTGGATTAACATCATCTGCAAGTGAAATGGCAGCGAAAGCGGGAACAGGAATTGAAATGGATCTTGACCTTGTGCCACAGCGCGAAGCAGGAATGAATGCATATGAAATCATGCTTTCCGAATCACAGGAGCGGATGTTGCTTGTCGTTAAAAAAGGGCAAGAACAGGAAATCTTAGATATTTTTGCGAAGCATGATGTCGATGCAGCGGTTGTGGGTGAAGTAATCGAGGAAAAGGCATTCCGTATTAAACAGCATGGTGAGCTAGTAGTAGACATCCCTGTAACTGCATTAACGGACGATGCGCCTGTATACCATATGCCATCACAAGAAGCTGCATATTACAAGGAGTTCCAAGCAATTGAGAATATCGTGCCACAAGTGGACGACCATCAAGTAATGCTTCACAATTTATTACAGCAGCCAACGATTGCAAATAAGGAATGGGCATACAAGCAATATGATTCTGAAGCGCAAGGAAATACGATTGCAGGACCAGGATCTGATGCAGCAATTGTGGGAATTGAAGGTACAGATAAAGCAATTGCTATGACGACGGATTGTAATTCACGTTACATTTACTTAGACCCTGAGGTTGGTGGGAAGATTGCAGTTGCTGAAGCGGCTCGTAATTTAGTCTGCTCTGGTGCAAAGCCATTAGCGATTACTGATGGCTTGAACTATGGAAATCCAACAAATCCAGAAGTGTTTTGGCAAATGGAGAAGAGCATCGACGGTATCAGTGAAGCTTGTTTAGCATTAGAAACACCTGTTATTAGTGGAAATGTTTCCCTATATAATCAATCAAAAGGTGAAGCAATCTTACCTACGCCAATCATCGGCATGGTCGGACTAGTTGAAAATACAGAACATGTAACAGCGAACCATTTCCAACAAGATGGTGATCTTGTTTACTTAATTGGTGAGACGCTTCCTGAATTTGGTGGAAGTGAATTGCAAAATGTTGTTGAAGGAAACTATGCTGGAAAAGCTCCAGTAATCGATCTGCAAGTTGAAGCGAATCGTCAACAACTGCTAAGCAATGCAATTAAGCAGGGAATCGTACAGTCTGCCCATGATCTATCTGAAGGTGGATTAGCGGTAGCACTAGCTGAGAGTACATTTAAAGACCAAAATCTAGGTGTTCAAGTAAACCTTACAGGTGATGCTACTGTTGCTCTATTTAGTGAATCACAATCCAGATTTTTAGTAACGATTAAAGAAGAGAATAAAGCACAATTTGAAAGCTTAATTAGTGATGCAAATCAAATTGGTGTTGTTACTGGCGATGGAAACTTAACAGTTAATGTAAACGAGAAAACAGTTATTGAGGATAACGTAGAGAATCTTTATAAATTATGGAATGAAGCGATTCCGAATTTAGTAGCGGCAATTAACTAA
- the purE gene encoding 5-(carboxyamino)imidazole ribonucleotide mutase, with protein MAQVGVIMGSISDWDTMQHTCDVLEELNIAYEKDVISAHRTPDEMFAYAKSARDRGLKVIIAGAGGAAHLPGMVASQSTLPVVGVPVQSKALNGLDSLLSIVQMPGGVPTATVAIGKAGATNAGILAAQMIGAFDESVAEKLVNYRKTMQEKVTEMRDELAGK; from the coding sequence ATGGCACAGGTTGGCGTAATAATGGGAAGTATCTCGGACTGGGACACGATGCAGCATACTTGTGATGTACTAGAGGAATTAAACATTGCTTATGAAAAAGATGTCATTTCCGCACATCGCACACCGGATGAAATGTTTGCATATGCGAAATCTGCTCGAGATCGTGGCTTAAAGGTTATTATTGCGGGAGCGGGTGGTGCTGCACATTTACCTGGAATGGTTGCATCGCAATCAACACTGCCAGTAGTTGGCGTGCCAGTACAATCAAAGGCTTTGAATGGATTGGATTCTTTATTATCAATTGTGCAAATGCCTGGTGGTGTACCGACTGCGACAGTTGCGATTGGCAAGGCGGGGGCTACCAATGCTGGAATACTAGCAGCGCAAATGATTGGTGCTTTTGATGAATCTGTTGCAGAAAAACTAGTAAACTACCGGAAAACAATGCAGGAAAAAGTGACAGAAATGAGGGACGAACTTGCTGGAAAATAA
- the fabG gene encoding 3-oxoacyl-ACP reductase FabG — MKRLQDKVAIITGAANGIGLEAASTFAREGAMVVIADFNEEKGLASEKELLAKDLTCHFIQVNVAERASVDQLVDRVVRGYGKIDILVNNAGITRDAMLSKMTELQFKQVIDVNLTGVFHCTQAVLPTMIAQGKGKIISTSSVSGVYGNVGQTNYAAAKAAIIGMTKTWAKELARKGINVNAVVPGFTETSMVEAVPDKVIEKMKEQIPMQRLGRPEDIANAYLFLASAESDYVNGHALHVDGGIMM, encoded by the coding sequence ATGAAACGATTGCAAGATAAAGTAGCAATTATAACAGGTGCAGCAAATGGGATAGGGCTTGAGGCAGCAAGTACATTTGCCAGAGAAGGTGCAATGGTTGTTATTGCTGATTTCAACGAGGAAAAAGGATTGGCTAGTGAAAAAGAGCTTTTAGCAAAAGATCTTACATGTCATTTTATCCAAGTAAATGTCGCAGAGCGAGCCAGTGTCGATCAATTGGTAGATCGTGTCGTTCGTGGATACGGAAAAATTGATATTTTAGTAAATAATGCAGGAATAACACGTGATGCAATGCTTTCAAAAATGACTGAATTGCAATTCAAGCAAGTGATTGACGTGAACTTAACTGGTGTATTTCATTGCACACAGGCAGTCCTCCCAACCATGATAGCACAAGGGAAAGGGAAAATAATTAGCACATCATCCGTTTCTGGTGTGTATGGAAATGTTGGGCAAACGAATTACGCCGCGGCAAAAGCAGCTATTATTGGTATGACAAAAACATGGGCAAAAGAGCTTGCGAGAAAAGGAATTAATGTAAATGCAGTTGTACCAGGCTTCACAGAAACTAGCATGGTTGAAGCAGTTCCAGATAAAGTAATTGAAAAAATGAAGGAACAAATACCAATGCAGCGTCTGGGAAGACCGGAAGACATCGCGAATGCTTATTTATTCTTAGCATCTGCCGAATCAGATTATGTAAATGGTCATGCATTACATGTTGATGGTGGAATTATGATGTAA
- a CDS encoding branched-chain amino acid ABC transporter permease, with protein MNLAKVEKSTWIYLIFSLLLVIVPFIVTGRSMQFIIIQFFIFAIFAMSYDILLGYTGIISFGHVMFFGIGAYSTAIVMNQFDSTVLSFILAIIIAIVLAAIVSLIVGVLTLRLKSHFYAMLTLALAGLFLVGAEKWRSLTGGNDGFTFKLPEILRDSQNFYMLCLLSLVLIFFGLRRLTKSPFGRVLMAIRENEKRTESLGYKIVHYKVIASVVAGVVASFAGVLYSISLRFVNTSVFATDMTIDVLLMTIIGGVGTLIGPIIGAGLVEFAHHWLSSLADVHWIFERWIILYGIVYILVVIFFPLGIVGTIQKKFFNRQNFQKKKQQNHRGKLEEGRDKDEIYRNG; from the coding sequence ATGAACCTGGCAAAAGTTGAAAAAAGTACATGGATCTATCTTATCTTCAGTTTGTTGTTAGTAATTGTTCCGTTTATCGTAACAGGCAGAAGTATGCAATTTATCATCATTCAGTTTTTCATTTTTGCGATTTTCGCAATGAGTTATGACATTTTATTAGGTTATACGGGAATTATTTCCTTCGGGCATGTCATGTTCTTTGGGATTGGAGCCTATTCCACTGCAATTGTAATGAACCAGTTTGATTCGACGGTTCTATCGTTTATTTTGGCGATTATTATCGCCATCGTCTTGGCCGCAATTGTAAGCTTAATTGTTGGGGTGTTGACACTAAGATTAAAAAGTCATTTCTATGCGATGCTCACCTTAGCACTTGCGGGTTTATTCTTGGTTGGAGCCGAGAAGTGGCGATCTTTAACTGGTGGTAATGATGGATTTACCTTCAAGCTGCCAGAAATACTCCGTGATTCACAGAATTTCTACATGCTTTGCCTTCTGTCGCTCGTGCTGATTTTCTTTGGACTTAGGCGCTTGACGAAATCCCCGTTTGGACGGGTGTTAATGGCGATACGAGAGAATGAAAAACGAACGGAATCATTGGGCTATAAGATTGTTCATTATAAGGTAATTGCTAGTGTTGTTGCAGGGGTGGTTGCTAGTTTTGCTGGAGTACTCTATTCGATTTCCCTTCGTTTTGTAAATACGAGCGTTTTTGCTACCGATATGACGATTGACGTACTTTTAATGACCATTATCGGTGGAGTTGGAACTTTAATTGGACCAATCATTGGTGCAGGATTAGTAGAATTCGCCCATCATTGGTTATCTAGTTTGGCAGATGTTCACTGGATCTTCGAGCGTTGGATTATTTTATATGGGATTGTCTATATTCTCGTCGTTATCTTTTTCCCACTCGGTATTGTTGGTACAATCCAAAAGAAGTTCTTCAACAGACAGAACTTCCAAAAGAAAAAGCAACAAAATCACCGTGGAAAACTAGAGGAAGGCAGGGATAAGGATGAAATCTATCGGAATGGTTAG
- a CDS encoding branched-chain amino acid ABC transporter permease: protein MDLISTLVINGLATGMLIFLLAAGLTLIFGLMSVLNFAHGGLFIWGAYTGVWSYQLSGSFIVGIIVAIVTGLLLGLITERLIIRPVYGNHIQQILITLGFMLVLQEFIKVVFGPNQIAVSPPAFLQGSFYVGDVIFIKYRLFIIILGLLVYFVSMFILKRTRIGLIVRAGVMNKEMVQSLGINIRLVFMLVFMVGSAMAALSGMLHAPYSGVIYAEMGLEFSILAFIVVVIGGMGSFSGSLFAAILVGIAQAFMAYYVPALSLAVNMLLMTVVLIFRPQGLFKAKG, encoded by the coding sequence ATGGATTTAATTAGTACGTTAGTTATTAATGGGCTCGCGACAGGCATGTTAATTTTCCTCCTTGCAGCTGGATTAACACTAATCTTTGGTCTAATGAGTGTACTGAACTTTGCCCATGGAGGATTATTTATCTGGGGTGCCTATACCGGTGTGTGGAGCTATCAGTTAAGCGGCAGCTTTATTGTTGGGATTATTGTTGCGATTGTAACTGGACTATTACTCGGACTTATTACGGAAAGGTTAATCATTCGACCGGTATACGGCAATCATATTCAACAAATCTTAATCACTTTAGGCTTCATGCTCGTGCTGCAGGAATTTATTAAAGTTGTATTTGGACCAAATCAAATAGCAGTCTCTCCCCCAGCATTTCTACAAGGGAGTTTTTATGTTGGTGACGTCATCTTTATTAAATATCGCTTGTTCATTATCATTTTGGGCTTACTCGTTTACTTTGTTTCGATGTTCATATTAAAACGAACTCGGATCGGATTGATTGTTCGTGCAGGTGTAATGAATAAAGAAATGGTCCAATCGCTTGGGATTAATATCCGCCTTGTTTTCATGCTGGTTTTCATGGTTGGTTCCGCTATGGCCGCCCTTAGTGGGATGCTTCATGCACCATATTCTGGTGTGATCTATGCGGAAATGGGGCTGGAATTTTCAATTTTAGCCTTTATAGTAGTAGTAATCGGCGGTATGGGGAGCTTTTCTGGATCATTATTTGCAGCTATCTTAGTAGGTATAGCGCAAGCATTCATGGCATATTATGTCCCAGCACTTTCACTTGCAGTCAATATGCTATTAATGACAGTTGTACTCATCTTTAGACCACAGGGCCTGTTTAAGGCAAAGGGGTGA
- a CDS encoding acyl-CoA synthetase — MHYNINWFENRVKLTPNAIAVIDSDTNESWTYEQLQHRVTKMGNYFQMHDVQKGDRVAVLAPNHISYFDFFFAAMKIGAIFVPLNWRLSEEELKYLIQDAEPKIIGVAPSFMEKINNLSTNASLINISHNQYINHLQVKQISVNTILNEEDPLVMIYTGGTTGKPKGVILSHRSILWNALNTIISWELSSDDITITCLPMSHTGGLNVYTLPLLLVGGTVVIASEFHAEKATRDLVKYKCTVVLFVPTMYHMMIQTNAFKQSTFPDMKVFVSGGAPCPLKIYKEFAKKGLKFKEGYGLTEAGPNNFYIDPSDVGTKLGSVGKPMLFNDIQIINENGKEVRTNEVGELLIRGNHAFEYYWNKHEETKKTIANGWIHTGDLARKDQDGYVYIVGRKKDMIITGGENVYPLEIEQWLEAHSNIDEAAVTGLPDEKWGEVVTAFVVLKDPMTEAELEAYCNQKLTRYKVPKKFFIIAELPKTPIGKINKIELQKMKV; from the coding sequence ATGCACTATAATATCAATTGGTTTGAGAACCGAGTGAAGCTAACACCAAATGCAATCGCGGTTATCGATTCAGATACAAATGAGTCATGGACATATGAACAACTGCAGCATCGGGTAACTAAAATGGGGAATTATTTCCAAATGCATGATGTGCAAAAAGGGGATCGAGTCGCGGTCCTTGCCCCGAACCATATTAGCTATTTTGATTTCTTTTTTGCTGCAATGAAGATTGGCGCTATCTTTGTCCCGTTAAATTGGAGATTATCTGAAGAAGAACTAAAATATTTAATTCAAGATGCTGAACCGAAGATAATCGGAGTTGCCCCATCATTTATGGAAAAAATAAACAACCTATCTACCAATGCTAGTTTAATTAACATAAGTCACAATCAATATATAAATCATTTACAAGTGAAGCAAATTTCAGTAAATACCATTCTAAATGAAGAAGATCCACTAGTGATGATATATACAGGTGGAACGACTGGGAAACCAAAAGGGGTTATTTTATCTCATCGGTCGATATTATGGAATGCCTTAAATACCATTATAAGCTGGGAGTTAAGCAGTGATGATATAACGATTACCTGCCTGCCAATGTCTCATACTGGAGGATTAAATGTTTACACCCTACCGCTCTTGCTTGTAGGTGGAACGGTTGTTATTGCTTCTGAATTTCATGCGGAAAAGGCTACCCGAGATCTCGTGAAATATAAATGTACGGTCGTATTATTTGTTCCTACAATGTACCACATGATGATTCAAACGAATGCATTTAAACAATCAACTTTTCCTGACATGAAAGTGTTCGTCTCAGGTGGGGCGCCTTGCCCGCTTAAAATCTATAAGGAATTTGCCAAGAAAGGATTAAAATTTAAAGAAGGGTATGGTTTAACAGAGGCGGGGCCAAATAATTTCTATATTGATCCTAGCGACGTAGGCACTAAGTTAGGATCGGTCGGGAAACCAATGTTATTTAATGATATTCAAATAATTAATGAGAACGGAAAAGAAGTGAGAACGAATGAGGTCGGAGAATTATTAATTCGTGGAAACCATGCTTTTGAGTATTATTGGAACAAACATGAAGAGACGAAAAAAACGATAGCAAATGGCTGGATTCATACTGGGGATCTTGCTAGGAAAGATCAAGATGGCTATGTATATATTGTTGGCAGAAAGAAGGATATGATTATAACTGGTGGGGAGAATGTTTATCCGTTAGAAATAGAACAGTGGCTCGAAGCCCATTCTAATATTGATGAAGCGGCTGTTACTGGTTTGCCAGACGAAAAATGGGGAGAGGTTGTTACTGCATTTGTAGTTTTAAAGGATCCAATGACAGAAGCAGAGCTGGAAGCCTATTGTAACCAAAAGTTAACTCGGTATAAGGTACCAAAGAAATTTTTCATTATTGCGGAACTGCCAAAGACACCTATTGGGAAAATAAATAAAATTGAATTGCAGAAAATGAAGGTATAA
- the purK gene encoding 5-(carboxyamino)imidazole ribonucleotide synthase, which yields MLENNVILPPQTIGIIGGGQLGRMMAIAARYMGYKIAVLDPTQNCPTAQVADKQIVAAYDDMNAIKELTAISDVVTYEFENVDLEAARFIEAEGKLPQGSLALEITQNREKEKQLMKDAGLPIPSFRVVKSGEECKTALENINFPAVIKTCRGGYDGKGQIKLNSKDDIPQAVDFAEKNKHCIIEQWIKFDQEISVIFTRTAASQIEFFPIAENEHRDHILYKTTVPANISETIGTQAYEAATILADKMNIVGTFAIEMFVKDNEIYLNEMAPRPHNSGHYTIEACNVSQFTQHIRAICGLQLPAIELLQPSVMINILGDAMEAVLNTMPEVKEGFIHLYGKDEAKTKRKMGHVTFIGNTKEVLDTKVQQFEASLS from the coding sequence TTGCTGGAAAATAATGTGATACTTCCACCACAAACGATTGGTATCATTGGCGGTGGACAGCTTGGCAGAATGATGGCAATTGCCGCTAGATATATGGGATATAAGATTGCAGTGCTAGATCCAACACAAAATTGTCCGACTGCCCAGGTTGCAGATAAGCAAATTGTTGCGGCGTACGATGATATGAATGCAATTAAAGAATTAACGGCAATCAGTGATGTTGTGACATATGAATTTGAAAATGTTGATTTAGAAGCTGCGAGATTTATAGAAGCAGAGGGTAAATTACCACAAGGATCATTAGCACTAGAGATTACACAGAACAGGGAAAAAGAAAAACAGTTAATGAAAGATGCAGGGTTGCCAATTCCGTCATTTCGGGTTGTAAAGAGCGGAGAAGAATGTAAAACAGCATTAGAGAACATTAATTTCCCTGCAGTAATCAAGACCTGTCGTGGCGGTTACGATGGGAAAGGCCAAATAAAACTGAATTCAAAAGATGATATACCGCAAGCAGTCGATTTTGCAGAGAAAAACAAGCACTGCATTATCGAACAATGGATAAAATTTGATCAAGAGATTTCCGTCATATTTACAAGAACAGCAGCAAGTCAAATTGAATTTTTCCCAATTGCGGAAAATGAACATCGTGATCATATTTTATATAAAACGACGGTGCCGGCAAACATTAGCGAGACAATTGGCACACAAGCATATGAAGCAGCAACGATCCTGGCAGATAAGATGAATATTGTTGGAACGTTCGCAATTGAAATGTTTGTTAAGGATAATGAGATTTATTTGAATGAAATGGCACCGCGTCCGCATAATTCAGGTCATTACACGATTGAGGCATGCAACGTTTCACAATTTACACAGCATATCCGAGCAATCTGTGGGCTACAGCTGCCAGCAATTGAGCTGCTTCAGCCTTCCGTCATGATTAATATTTTAGGTGACGCGATGGAAGCAGTCCTAAATACAATGCCCGAAGTGAAAGAAGGTTTCATTCATCTTTATGGAAAAGACGAAGCGAAAACGAAGCGAAAGATGGGGCATGTCACGTTTATTGGCAATACAAAAGAAGTATTAGATACGAAAGTACAGCAATTCGAAGCAAGCCTATCGTAA
- a CDS encoding 3-oxoacyl-ACP synthase, producing MKSIGMVSTGIYLPEKRMSSNELALAAGLPLHVVEEKMGIKEKTLPDEKDHTALMGIHAAKKAIDKAGIDPKEIDLVIYIGEEHKEYPLWTAGIKLQYEIGAENSWAFDTALRCGTTIMALKLAKDMMTADDEINTVLLAGGYRNVDFINYQNPKTRFMFNLGAGGGAIILQKGYGQNQLLGTHLMTDGSFSEDVVIPTGGTKSPITKDTLAAGLYQLDVIDPQGMKQRLEEKSMRNFIICIEKALAKSGYSKKDIDYVALLHMKRSAHHYVLDQLGVAHDKSIYLEDYGHIGQIDQILSLELAEQQGKLQDGAIVVLVSAGIGYAWGANVIRWGKNKEAM from the coding sequence ATGAAATCTATCGGAATGGTTAGTACAGGAATTTATCTGCCTGAAAAACGGATGTCTTCCAATGAATTGGCTTTGGCTGCGGGTCTTCCCTTGCATGTGGTCGAAGAAAAAATGGGAATAAAGGAGAAAACATTGCCAGATGAAAAGGATCATACGGCATTAATGGGGATTCATGCTGCAAAAAAAGCCATTGATAAAGCAGGAATTGATCCGAAAGAAATTGACCTCGTGATTTATATTGGTGAAGAACATAAGGAGTACCCGCTTTGGACTGCGGGAATTAAATTACAATACGAAATTGGTGCGGAGAATTCTTGGGCTTTTGATACGGCTCTGCGCTGTGGCACGACTATTATGGCTTTGAAACTTGCAAAAGATATGATGACAGCCGACGATGAAATCAATACAGTGCTGCTAGCTGGTGGTTATCGCAATGTTGATTTTATCAATTATCAAAATCCTAAAACGCGTTTCATGTTCAATCTTGGAGCCGGTGGAGGAGCAATTATTCTACAAAAGGGATATGGGCAAAATCAGCTGCTCGGAACGCATCTGATGACAGATGGATCTTTTTCTGAAGATGTTGTCATTCCAACAGGTGGTACGAAAAGTCCAATTACAAAGGATACGTTGGCAGCTGGACTCTATCAGCTAGATGTAATAGATCCACAAGGAATGAAGCAAAGATTAGAAGAAAAATCGATGAGAAATTTTATTATTTGTATTGAAAAGGCATTAGCGAAAAGCGGCTATTCGAAAAAGGATATTGACTATGTTGCTCTGCTACATATGAAGCGTTCTGCACATCATTACGTTTTGGACCAGCTAGGCGTTGCCCATGATAAATCAATCTATTTAGAAGATTATGGTCATATTGGGCAAATTGATCAAATTCTTTCGCTTGAATTAGCAGAGCAACAAGGGAAATTGCAGGATGGTGCGATCGTTGTACTCGTTTCTGCTGGAATCGGCTATGCATGGGGAGCGAATGTGATTAGGTGGGGGAAAAATAAGGAGGCTATGTAA